Below is a window of Candidatus Poribacteria bacterium DNA.
ATATCCAGCTTGAGCCGTCTCCTATTAAGACCACTTCCCCTGCAGATACTGCTCCCCATCTCAAGCCTCCTAGCCATACAAGCTTCTCAAACTGATCTATCCCTTCAAGGGTTGCAACATATTCCTTATCTTATAAGCTCTCTCCTGTCCTTGCTCAGCTGTGCCACATCCTCATCTGTGAAGAAGAGGGCTACCTTCGCCTCCTTCCATCCCTCCTCTCTTGTTTGGAGCCTTTCTCCATCTACCTGGATGAAGAGCCTATTTGGCGGATCTCCAACCCTCTGTTGATGGTACTTCTTCCATCCATCTTTCTCCTTAGATTCCTCCTCCCTTCCGTATTCCACATCTGCGCATGATGGCCCTTCAAACACCTCCCATGCCTCTTGTGCTTTCTCCTTCTCCTGTCTTTCTATCTCTTCTCCCGCTTTCTGGCTGACCTCCTGTATCGTCTCATGGCTCACCCTCTCTGCGGTGATCCTCTCGAATACCTTCTCTGCCTTGGAAAAGGGATTCCCTGCACCAAGCAGTGTTACCCCCTCTTTCAGCCAGGGTGATAAGTTCCCTCCATCCAAGCCCAGCTTCTGATCAAATGGCGCATACCCTCCTCTCTCCTTGCTCCAGTAATAGGCTCTCTTATACTCAACTTCTCCCATTATCGTTCTTATCTTCCTCCTCCTATACCCTTGAAATTCCCCTTCATATTCTCCTTTCCTCTCTTCATGATCTATTTGTGATAGCCTGTTGAGAATGCTTGTCATAAGAGCTACTCCTATCCTTTTCACGTATAGAAAGACTTCTCTCTCTATCTGTTGGAAGCTTTCTCCACGGACTCTCTCCTCAAGGGCTTGATTCTCTTGAAGGTATCGTGTTATTGTCTTTATGTTCATTTTTTCCCTCCGGAACCATTTTGGTTTCGGAGTTTATTTTGACATAATCCCATCTATCTTGTCATCCCTCTCTTGTCCTCCTGTTACCGATAAATTTCTTATGCACCCGAATCAAGTTTCCCGGTAGTTTCTCCGAGGGTATTGATGTATAATATACTGACAGCATCGCTTCGTTGATACGTCGAAGGGGCGGCTGAATCGGCTGAGAAGGAGGGGAAACCTTGGACCTTTCTGTGGGAGACGTTCGCCATGAGGGTGGAGGGAGATCCATTAAAGGCAAAAAACTCATTCTTGGCCGATTATATGTTGAAGAGGATTAACCTTAAGGAGGCCGGAGAGCGCGTGAAGGAGTGATTCCTGGAATCCAGTATAGAGAAGGACCGGAAGAAATCGATAGGCGAGGTTAAATGCATGTCCATCTACGAGAAGGGATACAAACGATGGGAAGGCGAACTTACGGGCAAGCCGGCATGGTGGATCATCGCCAAAACCGGTATCAGACTCGTTCTTAAACGCAAACTCTTCCTCATCCTGTTCCTGTTATCCCTCGTTCCCTTCCTGGCCAGAGGGGTGATGATATATCTCGTTGTCCAGCTTAACTTCAATATGATCAGAATAGATGCGCGGTTCTTCAGGGAATTCCTGAGTCAACAGGGCTTCTGGGTCTTGCTGATGACGATCCTCGGCGGGGCAGGGCTGATAGCCGCTGACATCAAGTCTAACGCATTGAAGCTGTATCTTTCGAGGCCCATCGGAAGATGGGATTATATCCTCGGCAAGACGGCAACGCTCATGCTGATCCTCTCCTCGGTCACCATTCTCCCATCCCTCCTCCTATTTTTGGAAAGGGGAGTGCTTTCGAATAACCTGGATTTCCTGAGGAGGAGATACTGGCTGATGCCCTCGTGCATCGGCTACGGGTTTCTGATCTCCTTGGCGCCATGCATGTTGATGTTAGCCCTCTCAGCCCTGACCGGGGAAACCAAATACGCCGCCATCTCCTTCGGAGCTATCGTTCTTCTCTCCTCCGCGCTTTTCGAGGTGATGCGGATTGGGTTCAGGAACCGATATCTGATTTTGCTTTCCTTCTGGGACAACATCGATCAGATAGGAGCGCTTCTGTTCGGGATTCGACCCAGATATAGGGTCCACTGGATTTGGTCTCTTTTTATCCTCCTCGGTCTGATCGCCTTCTCCCTATGGGCTCTTTCGCGAAAGGTGAGGGCGGTAGAGGTGTCGGATTGATGGATGTAGTTAAGCTGGAATCTGTTTCCAAATGGTATGGGGATGTGATGGGGCTGAACGGAGTTACGATCGGCTTTGGGAGGGGGATAACAGGGATCGTCGGCCCCAACGGGGCGGGCAAAAGCACGATGTTGAACTTGGTCGTCGGTTTCCTCAAGCCGAGCAGAGGTCAGGTTCGTGTCTTCGGCGAGGATCCCTGGAACAACCCCAGGGTCTCCTCCAGGGTGGGATATTGTCCGGATACCAACGCCCTTTACGAATTCATGAGGGGGCTGGATTTCGTTGATCTCCTCACGTCGTTTTACGGATTCACCCCTGAAGAGGCGCGGCTGAGGGCTACCGAATCGCTTAAGAAGGTGGGGATGGAGGGGATGATGGGAAGGAAGATCGGATCGTATAGTATGGGGATGAGGCAGAGGTTGAAGCTGGCCCAGGCCCTGGCACATGACCCCGATCTGCTGGTGCTGGATGAACCGTTGAAAGGGCTGGATCCGATCGGTAGAATGGAGATGATCGAGATGATAAAGAGACTGGGAGATCAGGGCAAAACGATTCTCATCTCGAGCCATGTGCTTTATGAGATCGAGTCGATGACCGATAGGGTTGTCCTGATCAACAAGGGGAAAGTGGTGGCCGAGGGTAACATACACGAGATCAGATCCCTCATAGATGAACATCCTCATAGGGTCTTCATCGAATGCGATAAGCCTCGCCCTCTGGCTCGGAGACTGCTCGATATGGATCACATCGTGAGGGTGGATCTGGAAGAGGACGGGATATCAATCGAGACCGAATCGCCTGAGAGGTTCTACTCGGAATTCCCAAGGATCGTCGCCGAGATGGAGGTGGAGGTGAGGAGGTTTTACTCCCTTGACGATAACCTCGATTCCGTTTTCAAATATCTGATAGGATGAGACGGATATTCTGGATGACGCTCAAGGGGATACTTCTCAGGCGGCGGTCGGCCTTGATAGGTGGTCTGAGCCTTCTGCCCGTCCTGATCGCCGGCCTCATCAGGTTTTCCGGGAGGCCGGGCGGATCCATGATACCGCTGTTGGCGGCAGGTATAATCCACGGCGTGACAGCGTTGATCGGTCTGCTATACGGCTCATCGCTTATGGGCGATGAGATATCCTCCGGCACCTGGATCTATCTCGCCATACGACCGATCAACAGATCGAGGCTTATCATCGGGAAGTTCCTGGGATATACGGCGGTGATCCTGTCGATTGTGCTGGTGATGATCACGCTGATCTCCCTTCTCATATGGCGGGGATGGTCCGAGTATCTGAGATATCTGGTCTCCTTCGCCCTGGGAGCACTGGCGTACGGCGGGGTGGGATTGTTTTTAGGAGTTCGAACGAAAAGACCGATACTGATAGGATTGCTCCTGATCGGATGGGAAAAGCTGGCCTCTCAGGTGCCCGGGTTTCTCAGAAGGTTGACGATAATGGATTATATGCTTTCGATCTTCCCCACCTCAGGAGGGCCGAGGTTCATCTTGAAGGACAGGCTTTCCCCCCGTTACGCCGCCGCTGTTCTAATCATGATCACCCTCGCCCTTATATGGCGGACAGTCGCCTATTTGAAGGAGAGGGAGATTTCCGCTTAAGCTTACCTGATCAGCTTCCGATATAAAATTAAGGAGGTGGAATCGTGAAGGATGGACTTGATAAGCCCAGAGTCCTCATCGTCGATGATGAGGAGGTAATAACTACCGTTCTCTCAACCATACTCGAGTCGTGGGGATTTGAGTCTCATGCCGTCAATAACCCCTCTGAGGTGCTGAGGCTTTTGGAGAAAGAGGAGTTCGATTTGATCCTGCTCGATATCCGCATGCCTGAGATAAGCGGACTGGAGCTTCTTGAGAGGATAAAAGGGGTTCATCCTAGTATCCCCGTTATCATGATAACCGCTGTCGGCACGGCGGAGGCGGCCGTCAAGGCTTTAAAGCTTGGGGCGGAGGATTTCATCACCAAACCGTTCGATCAGGATGAGATACTCAATAGCGTAAACGCCGCCCTGAGCAGAAGGAGAAGAGAGGAGGAGTTATTCGGCCTCGAAGTCGATCTGCCAGGGGAGTTCATAGGAGCCCTTAACGTGATAGATACGATCCTCAACCAGGTCGAGATGGATTCCTATATCATACCGGGCCATTCAGGTAGGGTATCCAGACATGTCCTTGCATTGGGAAGAATAATGGACTTCTCCTATGACGTTCTACTTGAACTCGTCGTCGCGGCGAGGTTTCACGATATAGGGAAGATCTTCCTCTCCTCCGATTTGAGACGGAAATCGGTCATGACATTCACCGTCCGTGAGAGGACCAAGTACGAGAACCATCCGATAGCGGGCGAGAAGCTCATCAAAGATCTGAAGCTCTTCCGGAAAGCGCCTGAAATTGTCAGACATCATCATGAGAGGTGGGACGGGAAGGGATTTCCAGATCGATTGAAAGGGGAAGAGATACCTCTGGAGTCGCGCATTATCTCCGTGGTGGAGGTGTACGACGCCATAAGGTTCGCAAGGCATGATACACAGGGTAATGCTCAGACGGAAACACTCGCGATCTCCTTCCTAAGGGAAAACGCCGGCTCCATGTTCGATCCCGATATGGTCAGGCTTTTTACCTCATATCTTCAAAGCGAGGTGAAATAAGGTGAGAGGAAAAGCACTGATTCTAATTCTGATTCTGGTGGGTGCAATATCATATTTCGCCTCAGGCGAGGAGAGAAATCTCGCCCTCTGTCTGCTTATAGATAACTCCGGCAGCATGGATTGGGCGGGGCATGATCCAAAGGGACTGCGATGGGAAGCGGCGAAGCTCGTGATCGATAAAACCAGGAAGGGGGATTATATCTGCTTGGTTGATTTCAGCGATAGACCTTTCATCCTCCAGCCGCTTATACGGGTTGACGGCAGCTCAGCTCAAAGGAGGAGGATCAAGGAAAGATCAAGAGTGATACTTTCAAACAGAAAGCTGACGGATATAGATAGCGCCCTTAAAGTTGCTTTGGATCAGCTTAAAGCCGCTCCCTCCAAGATCACAAAAGCCGTCATACTGTTGACAGACGGAGAGGTGGACGTAGTGGAAGGCACACCTCAGGAGAAAAAGGTGGCGGCTGAGATGAGCAAATCCGTCATCCTATCGAAGACCGCCTATCGGTTCCTGATTCAAAAGATCCCTATATACATTGTTGCCCTGACGGATGAACCCGATATGGATTTCCTCGGAAAGCTCGCCGATTACACCAAGCCGCCTGAACAGGAGCAGGAGAATCACTTCTTCTATTCCCCAACGAGCGCTGATCTCGTCGTCATATTCTCCGATATATTTAACCAACTCAGAGGTCTCTCCGTTCATACCGAAAGATATAGGGTGAATGGAAGTGAGACGAAACGAATTCGTCTTGCCGATCCGTTCGCCGACGAGGTGGAGTTTCAGTTCATCCACGATCGGAACCCCGATCTGGAGGTGAAGCTCATATCTCCCGACGGCAAACAGATTAAACCCTATGCCTCGGAAAAAAGCTATAAGCTGTTCGCCGTGCAAAAGCCTGTTCCCGGAACCTGGACCGCCCTGATAAGAACGCCCCGCACGACGAATATCACGCAGTCGGTAGCCGTAAAAGAGGATATAAAGCTGGAGATGCCCTTCGCCCCGAAGTTTAGGATCGGGACTCCGCTTAAGATAATCGTCAACGTGAAATACTTGGGTGAACTCATCGATTCCCCCCGGTTCACCATATCCGATGGATCGGTGCTTCAAATAAATGAGGTATGGTGTAGGGTGATACACCCCGACGGTCGAATCAGTCCTGAATTTAAGCTACAAAATAGGTTCGGTGACTATGTTGGTTCTTACAACGATGCCGATATACCCGGCCGATATCTCGTGCAGGTCGAGATGCGCGGGGAGCTGAACGACCAAGAGGTCGTCGTTAGATCGGAGAAACATGTGATCGGCTTCGCCGATAAATCCCTTCCCAGGGTGGCCTTAAAGAGAATGGCCTCCAAGTGCAAAACCGGCGTCCCGCTTCAAATCGAAGCAGCTGTCTTAGAAAACACCAGTGCCATACATAAGGAGTCACTGCCCGTCGCGGTGAAAAAACCGGACGGATCATCTCAGACGGTATACCTTCAGAGAATCAGCAGGGATAGGTATAGGGGGGAATTTACGCCCACGGATTCAGGCACATATATTCTTACCCTCTCTCAGGATAGCGGGATAGCCCTCGCTGATCCGGCAACGCTGCAGATAGAAGCGATCGGCGGATCAGGAATAGTGGGGAAGATGCCCTTTATCATACTGGCGGGGTTCGCCTTGATCGGCGGTGGCATCGCCTTGTATCTCAGGAAACCGAAGCTGGAGATGATTTTCAAAAAATGTGGTCCAGCTAAAACCTCACAGCAGAAGGAAAAGCCGAGGATAGGTGAAGAGGAGGAAACGATAGATGAGGAAGATCTAGGTGTCAGCGCTGTCTCAGTCTCCACCGATGAATCAGCTCGCGAGATGCCTTCGGAGATAGAGGTGATAGAGAATGGGGAAACAATCTTGAAGCTGAACCTCGCTAGGAAGACGGACGTGATCTCGGGGGAACCGTTCTATCACATAGAGGTGGAAAAAGGAGAGCTGAGGTTCAACGATAGGATAGTCGCCGCCGGGGAAAACACCAAGGCAAAGAATAACGACATGCTGAAGGTGGGGCCCATATCGGTCAGGATAATGGCCGATGAGGATAAAGTCGTGATCATATCCGATCTTGAGGCGGCGGGAAGGATACTGGAGGAGATTAAAGATCAGGAGAAGGTTCGATGGGTGATCCGCTCCGATCAAGAAGATCCCGAAGAAGCTCAGGAGAACGCCTGACAGATTTCATATACCATTCAGCCCTCAGCTGCCATCTCTCCTTCTCGGTGAGATACCTCGGTTTAAAGCCATGATGAAAAACCTCACATAACGTCAGGGCAGCAGCGACCGATACGTTAAAGCTTTCCGTGAATCCCCTCATAGGCAGCATGAATCTCCTATCCGCCTCCTCTATGACCATCCTGGAAAGCCCCTCATGCTCGTTTCCGAAGAAGATGGCGAGGTTCTCGGGGAAAGAAAGACATCTCTCAAGCGGTTCGCTCCCCTCCCCCAGGTAGCTGGCATAGATGACAAATCCTTTTGTGCGAAGCCACCTTATAGCGTTCTCAGTTTCCCTGAACCTATAGACATGGAGCCATTTATGTGCTCCCTGGGAGACCTGCGGATGGGATTTGAAGGTGCTCGGCCCCTCTATCACCGCTACCTGCTGTATTCCCATCCCCTCACATGTGCGTAGGACAGCGGAGATGTTGTGGGGATCATGCAGGTCCTCTATCAGGACGATCAGGTTCATGATCCTTTTTTCCAGCGTTTCCTCTATCCTCCGCTTTCTTCTGTCGGTCATAAGCGGCGCCAGTCTCTCGCATATCAGTTGA
It encodes the following:
- a CDS encoding UPF0236 family protein, with product MNIKTITRYLQENQALEERVRGESFQQIEREVFLYVKRIGVALMTSILNRLSQIDHEERKGEYEGEFQGYRRRKIRTIMGEVEYKRAYYWSKERGGYAPFDQKLGLDGGNLSPWLKEGVTLLGAGNPFSKAEKVFERITAERVSHETIQEVSQKAGEEIERQEKEKAQEAWEVFEGPSCADVEYGREEESKEKDGWKKYHQQRVGDPPNRLFIQVDGERLQTREEGWKEAKVALFFTDEDVAQLSKDRRELIR
- a CDS encoding ABC-2 transporter permease, whose amino-acid sequence is MSIYEKGYKRWEGELTGKPAWWIIAKTGIRLVLKRKLFLILFLLSLVPFLARGVMIYLVVQLNFNMIRIDARFFREFLSQQGFWVLLMTILGGAGLIAADIKSNALKLYLSRPIGRWDYILGKTATLMLILSSVTILPSLLLFLERGVLSNNLDFLRRRYWLMPSCIGYGFLISLAPCMLMLALSALTGETKYAAISFGAIVLLSSALFEVMRIGFRNRYLILLSFWDNIDQIGALLFGIRPRYRVHWIWSLFILLGLIAFSLWALSRKVRAVEVSD
- a CDS encoding ABC transporter ATP-binding protein, whose translation is MDVVKLESVSKWYGDVMGLNGVTIGFGRGITGIVGPNGAGKSTMLNLVVGFLKPSRGQVRVFGEDPWNNPRVSSRVGYCPDTNALYEFMRGLDFVDLLTSFYGFTPEEARLRATESLKKVGMEGMMGRKIGSYSMGMRQRLKLAQALAHDPDLLVLDEPLKGLDPIGRMEMIEMIKRLGDQGKTILISSHVLYEIESMTDRVVLINKGKVVAEGNIHEIRSLIDEHPHRVFIECDKPRPLARRLLDMDHIVRVDLEEDGISIETESPERFYSEFPRIVAEMEVEVRRFYSLDDNLDSVFKYLIG
- a CDS encoding ABC transporter permease; translated protein: MTLKGILLRRRSALIGGLSLLPVLIAGLIRFSGRPGGSMIPLLAAGIIHGVTALIGLLYGSSLMGDEISSGTWIYLAIRPINRSRLIIGKFLGYTAVILSIVLVMITLISLLIWRGWSEYLRYLVSFALGALAYGGVGLFLGVRTKRPILIGLLLIGWEKLASQVPGFLRRLTIMDYMLSIFPTSGGPRFILKDRLSPRYAAAVLIMITLALIWRTVAYLKEREISA
- a CDS encoding response regulator; the protein is MKDGLDKPRVLIVDDEEVITTVLSTILESWGFESHAVNNPSEVLRLLEKEEFDLILLDIRMPEISGLELLERIKGVHPSIPVIMITAVGTAEAAVKALKLGAEDFITKPFDQDEILNSVNAALSRRRREEELFGLEVDLPGEFIGALNVIDTILNQVEMDSYIIPGHSGRVSRHVLALGRIMDFSYDVLLELVVAARFHDIGKIFLSSDLRRKSVMTFTVRERTKYENHPIAGEKLIKDLKLFRKAPEIVRHHHERWDGKGFPDRLKGEEIPLESRIISVVEVYDAIRFARHDTQGNAQTETLAISFLRENAGSMFDPDMVRLFTSYLQSEVK
- a CDS encoding VWA domain-containing protein, which translates into the protein MRGKALILILILVGAISYFASGEERNLALCLLIDNSGSMDWAGHDPKGLRWEAAKLVIDKTRKGDYICLVDFSDRPFILQPLIRVDGSSAQRRRIKERSRVILSNRKLTDIDSALKVALDQLKAAPSKITKAVILLTDGEVDVVEGTPQEKKVAAEMSKSVILSKTAYRFLIQKIPIYIVALTDEPDMDFLGKLADYTKPPEQEQENHFFYSPTSADLVVIFSDIFNQLRGLSVHTERYRVNGSETKRIRLADPFADEVEFQFIHDRNPDLEVKLISPDGKQIKPYASEKSYKLFAVQKPVPGTWTALIRTPRTTNITQSVAVKEDIKLEMPFAPKFRIGTPLKIIVNVKYLGELIDSPRFTISDGSVLQINEVWCRVIHPDGRISPEFKLQNRFGDYVGSYNDADIPGRYLVQVEMRGELNDQEVVVRSEKHVIGFADKSLPRVALKRMASKCKTGVPLQIEAAVLENTSAIHKESLPVAVKKPDGSSQTVYLQRISRDRYRGEFTPTDSGTYILTLSQDSGIALADPATLQIEAIGGSGIVGKMPFIILAGFALIGGGIALYLRKPKLEMIFKKCGPAKTSQQKEKPRIGEEEETIDEEDLGVSAVSVSTDESAREMPSEIEVIENGETILKLNLARKTDVISGEPFYHIEVEKGELRFNDRIVAAGENTKAKNNDMLKVGPISVRIMADEDKVVIISDLEAAGRILEEIKDQEKVRWVIRSDQEDPEEAQENA
- a CDS encoding RNA methyltransferase; the encoded protein is MRVYPMTGWIERISPQLICERLAPLMTDRRKRRIEETLEKRIMNLIVLIEDLHDPHNISAVLRTCEGMGIQQVAVIEGPSTFKSHPQVSQGAHKWLHVYRFRETENAIRWLRTKGFVIYASYLGEGSEPLERCLSFPENLAIFFGNEHEGLSRMVIEEADRRFMLPMRGFTESFNVSVAAALTLCEVFHHGFKPRYLTEKERWQLRAEWYMKSVRRSPELLRDLLDRSGSPIEPSPDL